CCCCTGACACTCATGGCGATCCTACCCAGAGGTCTGGGCCCATCGTCCTGTCCGCGGCCATTTGCTCTTGGTCCCTTTACATACGAACAAGTTGCAACCCAATAAACACTATCCCGTCAGACAAGTcagacagcagcagtcagCGTGACAAGCAAAGGTTACCTTGATGTTCCTCGCcgtctccttctcagccctACTGCATCCCAcgttttccccctccccctgtGAGAGATGTCGTAAACCACCCCCCGGCCCCAAGCTCTAGGTCCCGATAGTGGCGCCCTGCACCTGTCCGTACACTCAGCTCAGCCCCCTCAAGGAACAAAAGCAGCTGCCTGCCCGATTCCCAATCACATCTAGATCACTcccaaacacccccaacccaaatcTGAGATTTGGATCGTTTTTTTGCGACACGGTGACCAGAACCCTCCGACCAGACGGCGACAAGCGTGCCTTTTGAGACGGCATAATCCTTCTCGAAGACTCGCGTTACACTCACACAAGAAGCATCCTGACGGCGCCATTTAAATTACCCCGGCCTGAAACCAATTGGTTGAAACATACGGGTCGGCTACACAGCACAGCaaagcagccagcagccagcagcaagcagcagtcAGCAGCGGGCCGGAATAACAATCAATTCAAAGACACCCGGGCCATAGAGTCACAAGGATTGTGAAGGGAAGTAGTTGAAAAGGCGCCACGATGCGCGGCCAAGGCCTTTGGGAGTGCACCTCTTGTGTGGTACTGACCTTTTCGGCGCTGCTGGGGCAGGATGTTCTGGTCTCAGCGTCACACATGGGGAGAAACCCACTGCAGCAGATCCAACAATTGCAACAGCAGAGGAGGGATGCCGATGTCGTTCACAGGGTTCCAAAGGCCCAAATTACACCCCCACCGGTGGTGCGAGGCGATGTGTTACGGAGGCTGGAGGGTGCGACTTGCGCCACAGAACACCATATGTGCCCCCCGGAGATGAATGGCGGCTGCTGTCCAGATCGATATGCGTGTGCATTTGACTCGTGTTATGCGACTACGGCTGGGCCCACGACGGCATGTGGGAAGGCAAATTATTTTGTGTGTGCTGATTCTGCACGTGAGTAATAAACCGGCGCCAGTGAAGCTCAGGGGGTGTAATGCTAACATGGTATGATAGTTGGGGGATGCTGTCCAGTTGGATATATCTGCGGAGAAAGAAAATGCGAGCCACCTGCTGACGCCAGCGCTCAAGAGACCAACTGTCCAGCAAGCTACACCTTGTGCCCAGCAAGTGCCAGTTTTGGGTGTTGCAAAGAAGGCTACGCATGTGCAATCAATGGCTGTTACAAGACCGAACCGTACGGTACGACTGTCGTCCGAACATTTACATCGACTTCCAGCGGATCAGTCCTCCTCACGACTGCGACTATCACCAGTACTGCCACACCATCAGCTCCGGTAGGTGTGCCTGCCTCGGAAAATGCCAAGACAGTGGTCAAGTTCATCCCAACCTCGGTCCCCAAGATTGCGGCGATTCAGCCAACCGAGCCGGCGAGTGGCGGTGGGCTCAGCGGAGGGGCCATCGGTGGTATTGTGGCCGGGATAGTGATCTTgcttgtcgtcgttgttgccGCCGCATTCTTCATCATCCGACGTGTGAACAAGGTCCGTGATGAGATCGTCGAGTCAAAGAAGGGGGGATCAGACATGCCAAAGTCGCATTCCAAAACTGCATCGCAAGTCCATCAGATGGAAGTGGACGGTGGCCAGCTCCACTACAACCCTCCCTATGAAGACGACATTGGTATTGATTCACTTATACAAAGCAACACCTCTGCAGCTGGCACGCCTGCACCTTTCTAtgaccccaacagcaacaaccgcgGACGGTCCGAATCCAACCCCGCAGGAGGCTTcacaccctctcccaacaTGTTCCCCACCTACGATGAACCCAACCGCTCCCGCCATGCCAGTCCGGAGCCCGACCCTGGATGGTTCGACAGTGGCAATGTGCCCCCAGGCGCAGGTGTTCAGAATAACCAACCCATGAGGCCGGCACCTATCCGGCAAAGCAGTGGTTCTCAAGGGGACGCCTACAGCAACTACCAATATACGCAGTACACGCCTTATTCACACAATCGCAACCAATCCGACGCCTCGGAGCTCTCAGCCGACGGCGGCTCTGACCGCGGTGGTGCTTCTCCTCATATCATCCCTGAGCTCGCCGCGTCTGGCGGATTTGCTGCGGAACTACCCGGCCAGCACGGAGTGAGGAGCAGGTCAAGCAGCAATACTAGCGCGAGGGGACAATATCGGAATCATCCTATGCACCACTCCAGACAACGGAGCGACAGCAACATGAGTGATGGGCAACAGGGGGTGCCACAAGGTGGGGCGCAAGGGCTAGGACTGAGCCCGCTCGACGAAGAGGGAACTGATATACATGGATACTATGGACGAAGAGACCAACAGGCTGGACAAACAGCAGCCGGGCTAGGCGAGGTGGAATGGGATATGAGTAGTCCGGTCGACCCGGGCTATGTTCCAAGACCATACCCCAAGGATCAGCCCGGTGGCGGCAGGTAGATTTGTTTCGTGACGCAACAActgagaggagggggtttcGTTATTTCTGTTGCTGGAAATGGGCGGTAGGTGGCGGTAAAGGACAGTCGTTTCTGCATATCATACCCGAGTATGGATTTATGGCGTTTTCGTTGCACTGGGGGTACTGGCGTTTTCGGGTTCCCTTTTCACCTCGGACAAGAACACAACTGGTTATACAAGGCAGGAA
This window of the Podospora pseudoanserina strain CBS 124.78 chromosome 3, whole genome shotgun sequence genome carries:
- a CDS encoding hypothetical protein (EggNog:ENOG503P4TP), with protein sequence MRGQGLWECTSCVVLTFSALLGQDVLVSASHMGRNPLQQIQQLQQQRRDADVVHRVPKAQITPPPVVRGDVLRRLEGATCATEHHMCPPEMNGGCCPDRYACAFDSCYATTAGPTTACGKANYFVCADSALGGCCPVGYICGERKCEPPADASAQETNCPASYTLCPASASFGCCKEGYACAINGCYKTEPYGTTVVRTFTSTSSGSVLLTTATITSTATPSAPVGVPASENAKTVVKFIPTSVPKIAAIQPTEPASGGGLSGGAIGGIVAGIVILLVVVVAAAFFIIRRVNKVRDEIVESKKGGSDMPKSHSKTASQVHQMEVDGGQLHYNPPYEDDIGIDSLIQSNTSAAGTPAPFYDPNSNNRGRSESNPAGGFTPSPNMFPTYDEPNRSRHASPEPDPGWFDSGNVPPGAGVQNNQPMRPAPIRQSSGSQGDAYSNYQYTQYTPYSHNRNQSDASELSADGGSDRGGASPHIIPELAASGGFAAELPGQHGVRSRSSSNTSARGQYRNHPMHHSRQRSDSNMSDGQQGVPQGGAQGLGLSPLDEEGTDIHGYYGRRDQQAGQTAAGLGEVEWDMSSPVDPGYVPRPYPKDQPGGGR